In the Pseudonocardia sediminis genome, GCAGCGAGGAGGCCGCCCGCTCCGAGCTGGCCGAGATCCACGAGAGCGTCCGCTCGGAGGCCGAGAACACCGAGAAGGTGAAGCTCGGGGCGCTGACCCGCGGACGCCTGCGGCCGATCTTCGTCGTCGGCATGCTGCTGGTGTTCTTCCAGAACTTCGTCGGGATCAACACGATCATCTACTACGCCCCGACGCTGCTCACCAACGTCGGCTTCGGCGACAAGAACGCGATCCTGGCCAACGTCGGGATCGGCGCCGTCAACATGCTGATGACGATCCCCGGCATGTTCCTGATCGACAAGGCCGGGCGCCGTCCGCTGCTGCGCTGGGGTGCACTCGGCATGTGCGCGGCGATGATCCTGCTGACGGTCACCAACCTGGTCGGCCTGACCCAGGGCCCGGTCCTGCTCGGGCTCACCCTGGCCGGGATCATCGTCTACATCGCGTCGTTCTCGATCTCGTGGGGACCGGTGCAGTGGGTGCTGCTGCCGGAGCTGTTCCCGCTGCGGGTCCGCGCCGGTGCGGTCGGCATCTGCGTGACGTTCAACTGGCTGTTCAACATGATCGTCGCGCTGCTGTTCCCGAGCCTGCTCGACATCTTCGGAGCGGGCTACAACTTCCTGTTCTTCGCGATCATGACGGCCCTGGCCTACCTGTTCGCGACGAAGCTGTTGCCGGAGACGAAGGGCCGCAGCCTGGAGGAGATCGAGCGCGACCTCACCGGTCCCGCTCCCGCCACCCGCTGAGGTTTCTCCCGTCGCGGCCGATGAGTTTCCCGGTTGCGGTGCGTCTCCCCTGCAGACGCAGAAGCATCCGAGCACCGGGAGACACCATGACCGCCATCGCCGCCACCTCGTCCACCACCGCCGGCCGCCGTCCGGGCCGCACCGCCTCGGTCGCCCTGTGGGTCGGCCAGGTCCTCGTCGCCGCGGCGCTGCTGTTCGCGAGCATCCCCAAGGTCACGCTCGACCCGATGGCCGTGGAGGGCTTCGCCGCCATCGGGTTCAGCCCGACCGGGACGCTGGTCATCGGCCTGCTCGAGATCGCCGGCGCGATCGGCCTCCTGGTCCCGCGCCTGACCGGGCTCGCGGCCCTCTGCACCGTGGCGCTGATGATCGGTGCGGTGACCGTCACCGTCGTCTTCATGGGTGCCGCCCTGGCGGTCCTGCCCGCCGTCATCGGCGTCATCGCCGCCCTGGTCGCCTACGGCCGCCGGCACTCCACGGTCCAGCTCGCCGCGTGGGTCCGCACCCGCCGCTGACCACGTCCTGTCCAGCGCACCTCGCACAGGAAACGGTGTCCTCGCACAGGTTCCAACCTGTGCGACGACACCGTTCTGTGTGCGAAGTGGCGCCCGCCGGAGGGG is a window encoding:
- a CDS encoding sugar porter family MFS transporter; its protein translation is MAGTDAPARGRNIWIWFFGALGGILWGYDTGVISGALLYIPDDIPLSPLVQGMVVSGLLVGAMLGAGLSGRLADTLGRRLLIFAGGIVFIVGTLGSALAVNAELLVGFRFVMGIGVGIISVVVPMYLSELAPKEIRGRLTSLMQLLVTVGIFLAYVTDFAFADARAWRWMIGIGVIPAVVLAIGIYTQPESPRWLAGHKSGGEADAKKILVKLRGSEEAARSELAEIHESVRSEAENTEKVKLGALTRGRLRPIFVVGMLLVFFQNFVGINTIIYYAPTLLTNVGFGDKNAILANVGIGAVNMLMTIPGMFLIDKAGRRPLLRWGALGMCAAMILLTVTNLVGLTQGPVLLGLTLAGIIVYIASFSISWGPVQWVLLPELFPLRVRAGAVGICVTFNWLFNMIVALLFPSLLDIFGAGYNFLFFAIMTALAYLFATKLLPETKGRSLEEIERDLTGPAPATR
- a CDS encoding DoxX family protein — translated: MTAIAATSSTTAGRRPGRTASVALWVGQVLVAAALLFASIPKVTLDPMAVEGFAAIGFSPTGTLVIGLLEIAGAIGLLVPRLTGLAALCTVALMIGAVTVTVVFMGAALAVLPAVIGVIAALVAYGRRHSTVQLAAWVRTRR